In the Actinomycetota bacterium genome, CTGGTGTTCGTGCGCCGCAGCACGTACCGTTTCGACGCCCGGCTCCTGTTCGTCGGCGCGGCATTCATTGCCCAGATCGTGGCGGATCTCGCCTATCTGAAATCCGGTGTCGGGCACACGTTCACGGAGGCAAAGCCGATCTACCCACTGAGCATCTCGGTGCTCATTCTCTTCTTCGCAGCTGCACTGATGGTCCGGTCTCGTCCGGAGCGTCGCGAATACGCGGATCGCAGGTCGTCGCTGCTCGTGCTGGCCACCCCCTACTCGCTCGCCGCGGCCATGACGACCTTCCTGATCGTGCGCATCGTCCAGGAGCGACTCGATACCGGCTTCTGGGCACTCCTGTGGGGAACGATCGCAGTCTCCGTGCTCGTCTTCGTCCGGCAAGGCGTTGCCATCCGTGAGAACAGAAGGCTCGTCGAGCGGCAGCGGGCTGCGCTCGTCTCGTCCATCTCCCATGAGTTGCGCACTCCGCTGACCGCCGTCGTCGGATTCCTGGATCTCGTGATCGATGAGGTGACTCCTCTCGACACGGAAGAACGGGACGAGCTCCTGTTGGTCGTACACCAACAGGCTCGGTACATGGCCCGGATCGTGTCCGATCTCATCTTGCTGGCCAGAGGCAATCTCGACAGTATCGACATCGCGCCGGCGAAGGTCTCTCTGAAGAGTCTCCTGAACTCCGCGATTGCGACGGTGGATTCCGGCGGGTCGTCCGTGACGGTCGAATCGGACGCGAACCTCGAGGTCTTTGTCGATTCGGAACGGTTGCAGCAACTCATCGTCAATCTCGTCTCGAATGCAATTCGTTATGGGAGAGGTCGCGTGAACGTCGTGGCGAAGGCGGCGGGCTCGGCGCTCGTCATCGAGGTCCACGACGATGGGCTCGGGGTGCCCAAGCGGCATGAATTGACCATCTGGGAGCGTTTCGAGAGAGGTGCTCATCGTCTCGACGGGACGCGGCCCGGATCGGGCATCGGGCTGGCGGTCGTGCGTGTCGTTGCCGAGGCGCACGGAGGGACTGCCGACTATCGACGTTCGGAACGTCTCGGCGGCTCGTGTTTCTTTGTGACCTTGCCGCGCAGGATCGTCGAAACCAGTCGAGAGAAGCTCGACGGTTCGGTTCGATCGGCGAGCTGAGTTCATGTCTGTCGGCGTGTATGCGGTTCGTCCGGCGGAGAGCGTCGGGGGAGGCGATGGGGAGGCGATCGGGGCGCGGATGGTCGGGACATCTCGACTCGCCTCGAACTCGTCGATCGGCACGACCCTGAGACGGGTTTCTCGACGGTGGAGCGGCTCGCCGGCCGGCGTGCGGCGACCATCGTCGGAGGCGGAGGTGCCCGTCGGTGTACGCCCCGTGCGGTGGGCGGTCTCTCCGCCATGCCTGGTCGAAGACGTGCGTGTCCGAGGATTCGATCTCCGTGAGAGTGCTTACGAGTAGGGGCTTTCGACCCTTTCGATTGGGACTTTTGCAGCTCGTGCCAGCTCATACAGCAAGGTAGTATGCAGGGTATGCAGAATATGCAGAGTGATGTACGAAAGGCAGGACGCGGTTGGCCGGCATGTTGACGTCCAAAGAGTTACAGGAGTTGCTCCAGGTGGATCGCTCGACGATCTACCGCATGGCCGAAGCCGGGTCGCTTCCTGCGGTCAAGGTGGGACGGCAGTGGCGGTTTCCCGAGGCAGCCATCGAACGCTGGCTCGCATCCGGACACGACGGGAGCGCCCCGTCGCGTGCAGCCGAGGCCGATGAGGGATTCGATCTGGCACCCACCTCATGTATCCAGCCGATCATCGACCTGCTCGCCGACATGCTGGGGGTGATGCTCGTCGTCACCGACATGCAGGGCGTCCCGATCACCGACGTGTCCAACCCGTGCGGGCTGTTCAACGCCGTCGCACAGATACCCGGCGGAACCGCCGAATGTGTCGCGGGATGGCAGGATCTCGCCGGATCATCCGACCTCGAGCCTCGCTTCACCGGAAGCCATCTCGGCCTCATGTGTGCACGCTCATTCATTCGGGTGGGTACCGAACTGAAGGCGATGGTGATCGCGGGCGGTATCGCTCCAGGTGTCTGGCCGCCGAGTGACACGGAGTTGGAGTCGATGGCGCAGAGTTTCGGCGCGGATTCGGCGGACCTCGCCACCCACGTGGATGAGGTGTACGAGCTCGACGCGAACGCCCGGCAGAGAGTGTTGGAGGCACTGCCGCGTGTTGCGGCATTGATTTCCGAGATTACGACGGAGTTCCGGTCGTTGCGAGGCAGGCTCGAGGCGATTGCCGCCCTCATCGAACGATAGACAAGGAGCTGAGCGAATGAGGAAACTGTTGGTCCTGGGCGCAGGCACTGCCGGCACCATGGTGGTGAACAAGATGAGCCACCATCTCG is a window encoding:
- a CDS encoding helix-turn-helix domain-containing protein, whose amino-acid sequence is MAGMLTSKELQELLQVDRSTIYRMAEAGSLPAVKVGRQWRFPEAAIERWLASGHDGSAPSRAAEADEGFDLAPTSCIQPIIDLLADMLGVMLVVTDMQGVPITDVSNPCGLFNAVAQIPGGTAECVAGWQDLAGSSDLEPRFTGSHLGLMCARSFIRVGTELKAMVIAGGIAPGVWPPSDTELESMAQSFGADSADLATHVDEVYELDANARQRVLEALPRVAALISEITTEFRSLRGRLEAIAALIER